The Lysobacter gummosus sequence CCGATGGCGAAGACGCTGATCCGCGAACTGGAGCCGTACCGGCCGTTGTTCATCGAAGAACCGGTGCTGGCCGAACAGGCCGAATACTATCCGCGCCTGGCCGCGCACACCGCCATTCCGCTGGCCGCGGGCGAGCGCATGTACTCGCGCTTCGAATTCAAGAACGTGCTGCATGCCGGCGGCCTGGCGATCGTGCAGCCGGATCTGTCGCACGCCGGCGGCATCAGCGAATGCATGAAGATCGCGGCGATGGCCGAGGCCTACGACGTCGCCCTGGCGCCGCATTGCCCGCTGGGACCGATCGCGCTGGCCTCGTGCCTGCACGTGGACTTCGTCAGCTGGAACGCGATGCTGCAGGAACAGAGCATCGGCATCCACTACAACGCCGACGGCGAATTGCTCGATTACGTGATCAACAAGGACGCCTTCGATCTGGAGAACGGCTGCGTGCGTCCGTTCACCCTGCCCGGGCTGGGCGTGGAGATCGACGAAGCGCACGTGATCGAACGCAGCAAGCGGGCAGGCGACTGGCGCAATCCGCTGTGGCGGCATCGCGACGGCAGCGTGGCGGAGTGGTGATGACCGCGGCCGTGGCGATCGATGCCGCCCGGGCGAGACTGGCCGTGGACAGCCGCTGCCGCCTGGGCGAAGGCGTGCTGTGGTGCGAACGCCGGCAGGCGCTGTGGTGGACCGACATTCAATCGGCGCGGCTGTGGCGGCATACGCCCGGCGACCGCCGCAGCCGCTATTGGCGACTGCCCGATCGGCTCGGATCGTTCGCGCTGTGCGAATCGGGGCGGTTGTTGCTCGGTCTGGCCAAGGGCGTGTACAGCGCCGATCCGGGCGCGGCGGAAGATCTGGATGCATTGGCGCCGACGCTGTTGGCGCCAGTCGAAGCCGATCAACCGACGCTGCGCATCAACGACGGGCGCTGCGACCGCTCCGGCAATTTCGTCTTCGGCACCCTCAACGAAGATCTGCGGCGCGCGCCGATGGGACGTTTCTACCAATACTCGCGCCGCCACGGCCTGCGGCCCCTGGCGCTGGCGGGCGTGGCGATCGCCAACAGCCTGTGTTTCGATCTCGACGGCCGCGGCCTGTACTACTGCGACTCGCGGCAAGGCCGGATCATGCATGTCGCCTACGACGCCGACAGCGCTCAGGTCGGCGCGCCGGAGGTATTCGCCGAGGTGCAGGCGCCGGCCTCGCCCGATGGCGCGGCCGTGGACAGCGAAGGCCGGGTGTGGAGCGCGCAGTGGGGCGTCGGCCGCGTGGTCGGCTACGGGCACGACGGCCGCGTCGAGCGCGTGGTCGAGGTGCCGACCTCCAACGTCAGCTGCCTGAGCTTCGCCGGCGCCGCGCTGGACGAGATCTACATCACCACCGCGCGCGAGGAACTCGACGATGCTCAGCGGCGGGCGCAGCCCGATGCCGGCGGCGTGTTTCGCGCCAGTGTCGCCGGCGTGCGCGGATTGGCCGAAGCGAGGTTCGACGACCGATGATCGCGATCGATTGGGGCAGCAGCAGCCTGCGTGCGTTCCGTCTGGACGGGCAGGGACAGATCATCGACTCGCGCCGCTCCGACCAGGGCGCGCTCGCCTGCGCCGGGCGTTTCGAAGAGGTCTTGCGCGACACGCTGCAAAGCTGGGACGAACGCGTGGTGGCGATGGCCGGCATGGTCGGCAGCCGCCAGGGCTGGCAGGAAGTGAATTACCTCGATTGCCCGGCCGGGCTGGATGAGATCGCCGCGCGGATGATCCGCGTGCACGCGCCGGGCCTGGGCGATCGCGAGGTCTGGATCGTGCCGGGCCTGAGCGTGCGCCACGATCACGGCGTGCACGATGTCATGCGCGGCGAGGAAACCCAGATCTGCGGCCTAATCGACCGGCTCGGTCCGGGCACGCACCGCGCCTGCCTGGCCGGAACCCATTGCAAGCACGTGCTGATCGAGAACGGCCGCATCCAGGAGTTCGCCACCGCCATGACCGGCGAGATGTTCCAGGTGCTGAGCGAGCACAGCATTCTCGGCCGGCTGATGCAGCCGGGCCCGCACGACGCCGCGGCCTTCCTGAAAGGCGTGGATCACGCCGCGCTGGACGGCGATCTGCTGGAGCACGTGTTCGCGGTGCGCACGCACGGCTTGTTCAACGTATTGCCGGCGACCGCGCTGCGCTCGTTCCTGTCCGGCCTGCTGATCGGCCACGAACTGCGGCGCCTGCCGGCGCGGCCGGAACCGGTGCACCTGATCGCCGCGCCCTCACTGGCCGAACCCTACACCGCCGCGCTGACGCGGCGCGGCCATCGCGTGCAGGCGCATGGCGAAGACGTGTCCGCGCGCGGCCTGTACGCGCTGGCGCGAAGGCGTGGATTGCCGGCGGCTTGATCCACCGCGCCGCATTCCAGGGCGCATCCGATGTTTCCGTGGTCTCGATGGTGGACGCCGACATGCATCGCCGGCGCTGAAGAAGAGAGAGGCGAATGATGTTGTCTGTATTGGATATCGTGATCGTACTGGCGTACCTGGTCGGCATATTCGCCCTGGCGCAATGGGTCTCGCGCGAGAAGAGCGGACACAAGAAGACCGCGCAGGATTATTTCCTGGCCGGCAAGGCGCTGCCGTGGTGGGCGATCGGCGCCTCGCTGATCGCGGCGAACATTTCCGCCGAGCAGATCATCGGCATGTCCGGTTCGGGCTACGCGCTGGGATTGGCGATCGCCTCCTACGAATGGATGGCGGCGCTGACCTTGTTGATCGTCGGCAAGTTCTTCCTGCCGGTGTTCCTGCGTAACGACATCTACACGATGCCGCAGTTCCTGGAGAACCGTTACGGCGGCAAGATCCGCCTGGTCATGGCGGTGTTCTGGCTGATCCTGTACGTGTTCGTCAACCTGACCTCGATCCTGTGGCTGGGTTCGATCGCGGTGAGCCAGGTGACCGGCATCGAGCAGTCCCACGCCTTGCTGGTGCTGGGCGCGTTCGCGCTGGCGTATCAGTTCTATGGCGGACTCAAGGCGGTGGCCTTGACCGACATCGTGCAGGTTTCATTGCTGGTGCTGGGCGGGTTGATGATCACCGCGCTCACCTTGAACCGCATCGGCGACGGCGATGGCGTGATCGCCGGCTTCCAGCACCTGTTGCAGACGCAGCCGGAGCGTTTCCACATGATCCTGAGCAAGGACAATCCTTACTACAAGGATCTGCCCGGCCTGGGCGTGCTGCTCGGCGGCCTGTGGATCATGAATTTCAGTTACTGGGGTTTCAACCAGTACATCATCCAGCGCGGCCTGGCGGCCAAGGACATCGGCGAGGCGCAGAAGGGCGTGCTGTTCGCGGCGTTCCTGAAACTGCTGGTGCCGGTGATCGTGGTGATTCCGGGCATCGCCGCGGTGGTGCTGGCGCCGGGATTGAGCAAGCCCGATCAGGCCTATCCGACCATGATGGGGCTGTTGCCGGCCGGCGTGCTGGGCCTGGTGTTCGCCGCCTTGATCGCCGCGATCATGGCGTCGCTGGCGTCGAAGATCAATTCGGTCGCGACCATCTTCACCCTGGATTTCTACACCAAGCTGCGTCCCGGCCAGGCCGAAGCGAAGCTGGTGCGGGTGGGACGCATCGCCTCGCTGGTCGCGGTCGCGCTGGGCATGCTGGCGGCCAAGCCCTTGCTGGGCAGCTTCGATCAGGCCTTCCAGTACATCCAGGATTTCACCGGTTACTTCACTCCGGGCATCACGGTGATCTTCCTGCTCGGCCTGTTCTGGAAACGGGCCAACGAAGCCGGCGCGCTGGCGGCGGCGATCGGTTCGGTGGTGCTGTCGATCGCGGTGCGGGTGATGTGGCCGGAGTATCCGTTCATGAACCGCGTCGGTGTGGTGTTCCTGCTGGCCCTGGTGCTGGCGGTGGCGGTGTCGCTGATGAGCAAGACCCGCAGCGGCAGCGACCTGATCCGAACCGACGACGTGAGTTATCGCACGCCGCTCAGTTTCAACCTCGGCGCGATCCTGGTGATCGCGATAGTGGCCGTGCTCTACGCCGTGTTCTGGTGATGGCGGCTGATTTTCCACGGAGAACTCTCATGAGCTTCACCTCGTCCGGAAAGACCGCGGCGTTCGCCTTCGCCTCGTGCGCCGCCATCGCGTCCCTGCATTCGCCCGTGTTCGCCGCCGAAGTGGCCGCCACGCCGCAGATGGGCTTCAACAACTGGAACTCCACCCATTGCCGCGCCGAGTTCGACGAGAAGATGATCCGCGGCGTCGTGGATAAATTCATCGAGCCGGGACTGAAGGACGCCGGCTACCAGTACGTCAATATCGACGACTGCTGGGCCTACTGGAGGCGCGACAAGGACGGCAACCTGAAAGCCAATCCGAAGCGCTTCCCCGGCGGGATCAAGGCCATCGCCGACTACGTGCACAGCAAGGGCCTGAAATTCGGCATCTACACCAGCGCCGGCTCCTTCACCTGCGAGCCGAAGAAGGAGAACCGCGGCTTCCCCGGCGGCCTGGGCCATGAGAAACAGGACGCGGCCTTGTTCGCCTCCTACGGCATCGACTACCTCAAGTACGACAACTGCAACAACGAAAAGAAACCCGCGCAGCCGCGCTACACCGCGATGGGCGATGCGCTGCGCGCGACCGGCCGGCCGATCTTCTACAGCGTGTGCGAATGGGGCGAGAACCAGCCCTGGCTGTGGGCCGGCAAGCGCGAGGTCGGCGGCAACTCCTGGCGCACCACCGGCGACATCACCGACACCTACGCCTCGATGGTGGAGATCTTCAAGAAGAACGTGGTGCTGGACCAGTACGCCGGACCCGGCCACTGGAACGATCCGGACATGCTCGAAGTCGGCAACGGCGGCATGACCGATACCGAATACCGCAGCCATTTCAGCCTGTGGGCGATCATGGCCGCGCCGCTGCTGATCGGCACCGACCTGCGCACGATCAAGCCCGAACCGTTGAAGATCCTGCTCAACAAGGACGTGATCGCGATCGACCAGGACCCGCTGGGCGTGCAGGGCAAGCGCATCCGCGACGCCGGCGGCGTCCATGTCATCGTCAAGCCGCTGCAGGGCGGCGATCGCGCGCTGGCGATCTTCAACGAAACCGACGCGGCCAAGGAGGCGACGGTCAGCGCCGCCGAACTCGGCCTGGACAAGGCCGGCAAGTACGCCGTGCGCGATCTGTGGCAGCACGATCAACGCGAAGGCGACGGCTCGGTGCGGGTCACGCTCGCGCCGCATGCGACCGCGCTGTATCGGATCAGCGCACGCTGAGCCGCGGGCGGCACGGATGATACTGGCCAGTGCCTCGTTGCGAGCGCGGATCGCGCCCGTCTGGGGCGGCGGCGTGTTGCGGCTGGACGCGCTCACGCCGCAGGGCGCGGTGCCGCTGTTGCGCGCGTGCGAGTTCGAACCGGGACCGGCGCCGTCGGCGCCCGGTCCCGATCCCAATACGCTCGCCTGCTATCCGCTGGTGCCGTGGTCGAACCGGATTTCCGCGGACGGTTTCGAGTTCGACGGCCGCCGCATCGAGTTGCCGCGCAATCGCGACGACGAGCCGTGGCCGATCCACGGCAGCGGCTGGCAACGGCCGTGGCGCGTCGCGCACGCCGACGCCGGCGAAGCGATCCTGGTGCTCGACGAAGACGACGCCTCGCAGGCCTATCGCTACCGCGCCGAACAGCATTACCGCCTGCGCGAGGACCGTTTCGAAGCGCGCCTGAGCGTCGTCAACACCGGCCCGGCGGCGATGCCGTTCGGCCTGGGCCTGCATCCGTTCTTCGTGCGCGATGCCGATACCCGTCTGCGCGCGCCGGCCCGGCAGGTCTGGCTCAACGACGGCCACACGCCGCTGCCGACGCAGTTGGCGGCTATCCCCGAGCCTTGGCGCTTCGTCGAGGAACGCGCGTTGCCGCGCGATTGCATCGATCACGCATTCGTCGGTTGGCCGGGCGAGGCCAGCGTTCACTGGCCGCGGCGGCGCCTGCGCCTGGACCTCGCCGCCGACGCGGGCAACTTCGTGCTGTTCACGCCGCAGGACGCGAACTTCTTCTGTTTCGAACCGGTCGATCACGCGATCGACGCGGTTCACCTGCCCGGTGGCGCAGCCGCTCACGGCATGACCGTGCTCGCGCCGGGCGAGGGCATGCAGCGACGCTATCGATTCACAGTGCACGCCGACGGCTGAGCCGCCGCGCGCTTCACGCGCCGACGGCTTCGCGCGCGGCGCCCATCACTTCGCCTCGAACACGAACCCCGCCGCCTGGAAATCCCCGCGCATGGCGACGGCCAGACCGTTGTTCATCCAATAAGCGCCGCTGGCCTCGGCCGGCACCGAGTCCGGCGCGGCGCCGCCGCCCAGACGCGAGATGCGATAGCGCTTGGCCGGATCGAGCCCGCGCAGGCGGATCGCCGGATCGGGCAAGGCTTTGGTGCCGCTGTGCAGGAACGCGAACAACACCGCCTGGCGCCGGTCGGCCGACACCGACAGCGTGGCCGAACGGCGGCCGCCGTCCCAGGGCGAGATCAGCCGGTACAGATCGCCTTGCTGGACCGTGCGGCGCACCTGCTTGTAGGCCTCGACCATGCGCTTGGCGGTGGCGAAGTCGGCGTCCTTCCAATGATTGAGGTTGGCGCCGATGCCCAGCCCGCCCTGCATCGACGACAGGAAGCGGTAGTCGAGCGAGGTCTCGCGCTTGTTGACCCAATTGGGCGAATCGGTGACCCAGGCCATCATCACCGCCGGCGCGTAGGCGTGGCTGAAGCCGTCCTGCATGCTCAGGCGATCGTAAGGATCGGTGTTGTCCGACGGCCACACCTGATCGGTGAAAGCCATGATGCCCAGATCGACTCGGCCGCCGCCGCCGGAACACGATTCGATCTCGAGCTTGGGATGCTTGCGGCGCAACTCGGCGAGAATCCAGTACAGATTGCGCACGTACTCGACATAGAGCTTGGGCTGATCCTCCGGCGCCAGCTGCGCCCAGCCCGGCTCGGACCAGTTGCGGTTGTAATCCCATTTGAGGAACTGGATGTCGTTGCGGGTGACCAGTTCGTCGAGCATCTGGAACAAGTGATCGCGCACGTCGCGGCGGGCGAGGTTGAGCACCAGCTGATTGCGCGCCTGGGTCAGCGGACGGCCGGGAAACTGGATCGCCCAATCCGGATGAGCGCGATACAGATCGCTGTCGGGGTTGACCATTTCCGGCTCGACCCACAGGCCGAATTCCATGCCCAGGCCGTGCACCTTGTCGATCAGCGGCTTGAGGCCGTTGGGAAACTTGGCCGGGTTGACGGTCCAGTCGCCGAGTCCGGCCTTGTCGCTGTTGCGCGCGCCGAACCAGCCGTCGTCCATGACGAAGCGCTCCACGCCGATGCGCGCGGCTTTCTCCGCCAGGGCCATCTGCCCGGCTTCATCGACCGCGAATTCGGTCGCTTCCCAACTGTTGTAGAGCACCGGCCGCAGGCGCGGCTTGCCCTGGCCGGGCAGGATCCGTTCGCGCTGGAAACGATGGAACAGGCGCGATGCGCCGCCCATGCCGGCGTCGGAATAGCCGGCGTAGAACACCGGCGTGTCGAGGCGTTCGCCGGGCGCGAGCCGATAGGCGAAATCGTACGGGTTGTAGCCGCCGACCACGCGCACCGCGCCCAGCTGATCCTTGTCGATGCTGATCCGCCACGAGCCCGACCAAGCCAGCGCGCCGAACCACACCGGCCCGCTTTCTTCCGTCGACACGCTGGTGCGGTCGATGGCGAACCACGGCGCGTTCTGCTGGCCGGTGGAGCCGCGCCGGCTTTCCAGCACGCTCGCGCCTTCGCTGACCGGGCGCTGTTGCAAGGTCCACTCGCCGGCCCAGCGGCCGCTGAGGTGGCGCAGCCGATAATCGTCCTCGGGCGCCAGGGTGTAGGACGCGGAGGCGGCCTGGTCGATGCGCAGCGGCGTCGTGCCCAGGTTCTCGATCAGGGCCGAACGGCCGACCACACCGGTGCCGGGGTCGATGCTGTAGCGCAGCGTCACCTGCAGCGGCGCGCTGATGTCCTTCATGACGACGGCGACGCCGTCGCCTTCGATCTTGTGCGAGACGTAGCGCAGGACGGTGTCGCGGTTGCCGTCGGCGTAGGCCACCTTCAGAGCGACTTCGCTGAAGATGCCGCCGCCCTGGGCCGGGAATTCCTGCGGCGTCACCGACGCGGACAGGTCGAAGCTGGCATGGCCGGGCAGCGCCTTGATCGGCCCGAGGCGGTCGCCGTCGCCGAGCTGGCCGCCGAAATAAACCGCCTGCAATTGCTCGGCGTCGTTGATGGCGAAGGCGTAGGTGACGCGGCCGCCGTCCAGGCGGAACACCCGCGTCTGCGCGTCGTAGCGCACCGAGGCCAGGGCCGGGTCGGCGATCGACCAAAGCGCGATCAAAGCCGCGCCGGCGGCGGCGCGAAGCAGGAACGAACGCATGCAGACCTCTCCCTCAAGCTCTTATCGTATTTATCATACAAATATAATAGTGTCGATCCGCAGCCGCGCGGCGGGCCGATCCGCGCCGTCGCCGCGATGCCACCGTGATCACACCGGCCGTGTGAATCTGTTGGCCGGCGCGCGGGTCGCGCCGGCCGCCGTTTAGGCCCGTGCTATGGTGGCGATGAACGCGTCCGATGGTTCTTGCCGGAACCGCTGCGTGCCGTAAGAATCGTACTTACCCAACATCGAGCAGCTTGGAAGATGCATCCTATCGAGTCCGCCGGACGATCTCAGTTGAGCGGCCGCATGACGCTGACGGAACAGCTGCTCGATGCCTTGGGCCGCGAGATCGTGTTGGGACGTTTCGCCGAAACCGGCTTTCCCACCGAAGCGGAAATTTCCGAAGCCTATTCGACCAGCCGCAGCGTCACTCGCGAAGCGATCAAGATGCTCACCTCCAAGGGCATGCTGTCGGCGCGGCCGCGCAGCGGCATCGTGGTGCAACCCGAGCGCAGCTGGAGCCTGCTCGACGCCGACGTGTTGCGCTGGATGCTGGAGCGCAAGTTCTCCTACAAGCTGTTGCGCTCGTTCACCGAGATGCGCCTGGGCATCGAGCCCACCGCCGCGGCGCTGGCCGCGCGCAACGCCGACGCGCAGGCCATCGAAGGCATCGAGCGCGGCCTCAAGCGCATGATCGCCGCCGAGCGCGGCGAGGACGACCACCTGATCTCCGACGTCGCCTTCCACGTCGCCATCCTCGACGCCACCGGCAACCCGTTCTACGTGCAACTGCACGAACTGGTGAACACCGCGCTGCGGATTTCGATCCAACTGACCAATCGCATCAAGGGCCACACCGCCAGCATCCCGGCGCACCGGCGCGTGTTCGACGCGATCAAGGCCGGCGACGCGGCGGCCGCGCACGCGGCGATGTCGAGCATCATCGCCGACGTGCTGGTGCTGATTGAGGACGCGCAATCGCGCGAGACCGATCAGGGCAAGGCGCGCAAGCGCGTGGAAAAAACGCCGGCGCGTTCGAAGAAGTAAGTGCCGCGTTGCGGCGCCATGCGGATCGTGGGCCCGGCGATCAGGCTTGCGTGCAGGTACTGCTTTCACGCGGCGGCGGACGTAACGGCGCAGGCACCCGCGATGCAGGAAACCGTACGGCAAGCGCAAACCAGCCCCGTCTACAGCGCTGAGCCGCAAGTATTCCAGAGAACCTAGTTGACGACCCGCATCCATTGCTGCGCGGTCATGCTCACCTTTCCGGCGCCCATCCAGGCGCGCAGGTTGCCGAGCTCATCGATCCCATGCAGCGTCATCGGGTACGAGGGAACGCCGTTGCGCCAGACGAACGGGACCTGCGCCGCCTGGGCCGGGCCGAGCGTGCTGCCCGCCGCACCGCTGTTTCCTTCCCAACTGGCCCACACGATGCCGCGATCGACGAACGTCGCCTGCTGCGACGACGCCGGCATGTAGTTGATGTCGCTCGCGAACAGCACATGGCGGACGCCGAGGGCGCGGATCGCGCCGGTGTAGCGCGAATCGTCGGGATCGGTCTGATTGTTCCGCAGCGGCGTGAATACGCCCCAGAACAAGCTGCGCTCGACCTGGACCGCGCCGCCTTCGGTGGACACCGAGCCGTTCAACACCACATCGAACTTGTACGTCGGCGAGCTGCCCTCGACCTTGGACCGCAACGCCGGGTTCGCCTGGACGACGGCATCGCGGACGGCTTTCATGATCCGCGCATTGGAGCTGTCGACGTACAGGTTATAGGCGTGCACGTCGCCGCCGCGCAGGCGGGGCATGCGGTCCTGCAGATCGCGATAATGGTTGTGATGCAGGGTCACGGTGTAGGACGAAATACCTTCGAGATCGTTCGAGCCGATCAGGTGTCCTTTCTTCTGCGGCAGCGATATATCGATGATCTGCTGTCTGGTGAAGAAGCCGCGCAGGAAGTCGTACATCGCATTGGCCGCGCGATTGGCCTCGAGGTAGTCGAACTGCCGCGCCACGAAGCTGCCGGGCCCGCTGGCCGGAGGCAGGGTTTCGATCCACGACACGGTGATGTTGTTTGCGCCCTTCTTGATGTCGAGGACACCGTCATAGGCCTTGCTGAAGCTGCAGTGATCGATCCAGACGCCGGAGGTCACGCCGCCGCCATCGCCGAGAGTGACGAAATCCCAGTCGTTGCTGTCGTAGTCCCCGCGCGTTCCCTCATCCCATTCCCACAGCTCGTCGAAACGCAGGTTGCGCAGGACCAGGTTGGTTCCGCTCTTTATGTTGAGTTCGACATGGCGCAGCACGGCGCCGTTCCTGGAATAGATCGTCAGCCCGTTGAAGTTCGTCACATCGAGCAGGGACACGCCGCTGGCGATCAACGCCGGATGCTTCTTGGGCGTCTTGTTCTGGCGCAGCAGGCCGTCGGCGCGGGCCGCGTCATCGACCTCGTTCCAGCCCATGTCGAGATCGTTCGCGATCTCGATGA is a genomic window containing:
- a CDS encoding alpha-galactosidase, yielding MRSFLLRAAAGAALIALWSIADPALASVRYDAQTRVFRLDGGRVTYAFAINDAEQLQAVYFGGQLGDGDRLGPIKALPGHASFDLSASVTPQEFPAQGGGIFSEVALKVAYADGNRDTVLRYVSHKIEGDGVAVVMKDISAPLQVTLRYSIDPGTGVVGRSALIENLGTTPLRIDQAASASYTLAPEDDYRLRHLSGRWAGEWTLQQRPVSEGASVLESRRGSTGQQNAPWFAIDRTSVSTEESGPVWFGALAWSGSWRISIDKDQLGAVRVVGGYNPYDFAYRLAPGERLDTPVFYAGYSDAGMGGASRLFHRFQRERILPGQGKPRLRPVLYNSWEATEFAVDEAGQMALAEKAARIGVERFVMDDGWFGARNSDKAGLGDWTVNPAKFPNGLKPLIDKVHGLGMEFGLWVEPEMVNPDSDLYRAHPDWAIQFPGRPLTQARNQLVLNLARRDVRDHLFQMLDELVTRNDIQFLKWDYNRNWSEPGWAQLAPEDQPKLYVEYVRNLYWILAELRRKHPKLEIESCSGGGGRVDLGIMAFTDQVWPSDNTDPYDRLSMQDGFSHAYAPAVMMAWVTDSPNWVNKRETSLDYRFLSSMQGGLGIGANLNHWKDADFATAKRMVEAYKQVRRTVQQGDLYRLISPWDGGRRSATLSVSADRRQAVLFAFLHSGTKALPDPAIRLRGLDPAKRYRISRLGGGAAPDSVPAEASGAYWMNNGLAVAMRGDFQAAGFVFEAK
- a CDS encoding 2-dehydro-3-deoxygalactonokinase, whose amino-acid sequence is MIAIDWGSSSLRAFRLDGQGQIIDSRRSDQGALACAGRFEEVLRDTLQSWDERVVAMAGMVGSRQGWQEVNYLDCPAGLDEIAARMIRVHAPGLGDREVWIVPGLSVRHDHGVHDVMRGEETQICGLIDRLGPGTHRACLAGTHCKHVLIENGRIQEFATAMTGEMFQVLSEHSILGRLMQPGPHDAAAFLKGVDHAALDGDLLEHVFAVRTHGLFNVLPATALRSFLSGLLIGHELRRLPARPEPVHLIAAPSLAEPYTAALTRRGHRVQAHGEDVSARGLYALARRRGLPAA
- a CDS encoding sodium/sugar symporter — protein: MMLSVLDIVIVLAYLVGIFALAQWVSREKSGHKKTAQDYFLAGKALPWWAIGASLIAANISAEQIIGMSGSGYALGLAIASYEWMAALTLLIVGKFFLPVFLRNDIYTMPQFLENRYGGKIRLVMAVFWLILYVFVNLTSILWLGSIAVSQVTGIEQSHALLVLGAFALAYQFYGGLKAVALTDIVQVSLLVLGGLMITALTLNRIGDGDGVIAGFQHLLQTQPERFHMILSKDNPYYKDLPGLGVLLGGLWIMNFSYWGFNQYIIQRGLAAKDIGEAQKGVLFAAFLKLLVPVIVVIPGIAAVVLAPGLSKPDQAYPTMMGLLPAGVLGLVFAALIAAIMASLASKINSVATIFTLDFYTKLRPGQAEAKLVRVGRIASLVAVALGMLAAKPLLGSFDQAFQYIQDFTGYFTPGITVIFLLGLFWKRANEAGALAAAIGSVVLSIAVRVMWPEYPFMNRVGVVFLLALVLAVAVSLMSKTRSGSDLIRTDDVSYRTPLSFNLGAILVIAIVAVLYAVFW
- a CDS encoding aldose 1-epimerase — encoded protein: MILASASLRARIAPVWGGGVLRLDALTPQGAVPLLRACEFEPGPAPSAPGPDPNTLACYPLVPWSNRISADGFEFDGRRIELPRNRDDEPWPIHGSGWQRPWRVAHADAGEAILVLDEDDASQAYRYRAEQHYRLREDRFEARLSVVNTGPAAMPFGLGLHPFFVRDADTRLRAPARQVWLNDGHTPLPTQLAAIPEPWRFVEERALPRDCIDHAFVGWPGEASVHWPRRRLRLDLAADAGNFVLFTPQDANFFCFEPVDHAIDAVHLPGGAAAHGMTVLAPGEGMQRRYRFTVHADG
- a CDS encoding FadR/GntR family transcriptional regulator, which translates into the protein MHPIESAGRSQLSGRMTLTEQLLDALGREIVLGRFAETGFPTEAEISEAYSTSRSVTREAIKMLTSKGMLSARPRSGIVVQPERSWSLLDADVLRWMLERKFSYKLLRSFTEMRLGIEPTAAALAARNADAQAIEGIERGLKRMIAAERGEDDHLISDVAFHVAILDATGNPFYVQLHELVNTALRISIQLTNRIKGHTASIPAHRRVFDAIKAGDAAAAHAAMSSIIADVLVLIEDAQSRETDQGKARKRVEKTPARSKK
- the dgoD gene encoding galactonate dehydratase; translation: MKITRLTTYRVAPRWMFLKIETDEGIVGWGEPVVEGRARSVEAAVAEIGELLIGQDPARINDHWQTMYRGGFYRGGAVFMSAIAGIDQALWDIKGKALGVPVYQLLGGLVRDRMKTYCWVGGDRPADIIEQIRSRVALGFDTFKMNACEELSLLDSSRAIDAAVAKVAEIRSVFGNSIEFGLDFHGRVGWPMAKTLIRELEPYRPLFIEEPVLAEQAEYYPRLAAHTAIPLAAGERMYSRFEFKNVLHAGGLAIVQPDLSHAGGISECMKIAAMAEAYDVALAPHCPLGPIALASCLHVDFVSWNAMLQEQSIGIHYNADGELLDYVINKDAFDLENGCVRPFTLPGLGVEIDEAHVIERSKRAGDWRNPLWRHRDGSVAEW
- a CDS encoding SMP-30/gluconolactonase/LRE family protein, whose product is MTAAVAIDAARARLAVDSRCRLGEGVLWCERRQALWWTDIQSARLWRHTPGDRRSRYWRLPDRLGSFALCESGRLLLGLAKGVYSADPGAAEDLDALAPTLLAPVEADQPTLRINDGRCDRSGNFVFGTLNEDLRRAPMGRFYQYSRRHGLRPLALAGVAIANSLCFDLDGRGLYYCDSRQGRIMHVAYDADSAQVGAPEVFAEVQAPASPDGAAVDSEGRVWSAQWGVGRVVGYGHDGRVERVVEVPTSNVSCLSFAGAALDEIYITTAREELDDAQRRAQPDAGGVFRASVAGVRGLAEARFDDR
- a CDS encoding glycoside hydrolase family 27 protein, with translation MSFTSSGKTAAFAFASCAAIASLHSPVFAAEVAATPQMGFNNWNSTHCRAEFDEKMIRGVVDKFIEPGLKDAGYQYVNIDDCWAYWRRDKDGNLKANPKRFPGGIKAIADYVHSKGLKFGIYTSAGSFTCEPKKENRGFPGGLGHEKQDAALFASYGIDYLKYDNCNNEKKPAQPRYTAMGDALRATGRPIFYSVCEWGENQPWLWAGKREVGGNSWRTTGDITDTYASMVEIFKKNVVLDQYAGPGHWNDPDMLEVGNGGMTDTEYRSHFSLWAIMAAPLLIGTDLRTIKPEPLKILLNKDVIAIDQDPLGVQGKRIRDAGGVHVIVKPLQGGDRALAIFNETDAAKEATVSAAELGLDKAGKYAVRDLWQHDQREGDGSVRVTLAPHATALYRISAR